From Gossypium raimondii isolate GPD5lz chromosome 11, ASM2569854v1, whole genome shotgun sequence:
aaaagagaatggTGTTTGGATAGGAAAAGAAGCATGGGTTTAACTTAAACAACACGATCACCTGGTGTAGCATTTTGATGGGACGTGAATCCTCGCCAACTCCAACTTGAGGAATGAGTTTCTTGGCAAAAGAAAGGCCGTTTTTGGCAGGAAGAGAAGATGGCTTTTTGCAAGAATCAGTGTCCAAATGGAGAGGAGAGCTGGGCTTCTTTTTTATGTCAGTGTCCTCAGAGAAGAGGTCGGCCAGTGTAGTTCTTCTTCTCAGCTTTCCAGAATGGTCCTCGGTGGCATCCAAGTTAAACTTGATTTCATGATCAGTAGACCCATCAACCATCATCATCACCTCCTTTTTTCTGTATTTCGAGTTATCGACATTTGAATCAACGTCTTCCAAACTCGGCTCGAAACTGCTCAACATCAGCGGGttcacttcttcttcttcgtcaTCATCATCGCCATCAACATCTTCGTCATCGTTGTTATCAGAGTACCGTTCTTCGTCGTCGTCTTCGTAGCTCCCCGAAGCTAGGTAGTCATTTTGTTCTTCAGCCAAGGATTTCAAAGGATCGAAACCGAAGGTGCCAATTGTTAAAACGCCATCTCGCCAACCATCCAGCATGTCAACCAGTGCCACTTGTTCCACTAAAGCTTTTGTATTGGAGTCAATTGCAATGGAATCAGTCTTCTTAACATTTCGTGCAAGCCCATCTGCACATAAAGCACAAGTCTTTTCATGATATCAAttgtaaaatacatatatatatatttaaaatcttcaatgAAGAACACTGTTCTAGAGAGAATGTAAGAtgcacatatatgtatatattcacaAACTTGGACCGTAATGATACATCAACTGTCAGGAATTAGAATGCATGAGATTGGGTACACCATACAATAGGAATCTGTCACCAGAAGAAGAAAAACTATCAAACCTTTGAGGACGTTATGATGGAACCTCCTTTGCACCCAGTTGAAgatctattaaataaattaacgTCAGAAAATCCAGACACTGGAATTGATTCATTAGAAAGGGAAATCAAAGTTTTACATAGTTTTCAAgtggaaaaaaattaagtagAAGGGTACGTCGTAGTTACCTTCATTTTCTCAGCCAAGCTTTAGTTTGGTgagaagggaaaaaagaaagaaaaagggaaatggAAGTCAAGGCGAATGTAGGGAGGGAGGGCTTGGGAATGTTTTATGATGGAAACGGAAGAAGTGAAGAAATTAGCAAGGAAAAGGCAAAAGAGTTAGGCGGCGCGACGTGGCAAAAAGGAGTAGGGCCAAGAAAATAGGCACTGTCTTAAGGGGTGCATGGCATGTTGGTATATACGTGTTGGGTCTATCTGGCTTGATCGATGTGGCGAAATTCTCCAAATGATATTATTATATGCacctctttctctctctcttttagtTTTCCATCACTCTTAGCTTAGGCATTACTAGCTCTCCCTAGCATTTTTcccactttctttctttctttcttttatatagTAAAATGCTCCAAAGCCTTCTAATTTCCTCACCTTTCATCTAACTCCTACCTaatcttttgcattttatgctcAAGTACAGCTATATGTGGTACCATTGTTCTTTAAATGAGATGAGCAAAGCCCTTAATGGAACTGAccctcttttaatttttagccCAAAGTTTTCAATTAATCAAGGAAAAAGTCCATCAAGCCATCCATGAGCCGAAAGATAATGTGCTATGGAGCCTTATTAGttccaagaaaaaaaatgcaCCCAATAAAGGTTGACGTGATCTCCAACATCTGCTTTTCTCAACCTCCTTTGGCACCTTTTTACCATATTTGATGTACATAAAAAaagtaactaattttaaatccaTGCAATGCAGAAATACGTAATTTATTTTACTAGAGCAcacactcatatatatatatatatatatatatatatatatatatatatatatatatatattaattattataaaactaaaaaattattggttatatattttaatggtaATCGGAAACTGacaatacatatataataaaatttcataattcatacgTAGcggtaataatttattttagaaatacaaacaaaattctaataatatctttaatcccaattaattgaaataaataaaattatcatggaagtctctatacattaaattaaaccGCAAACTAATCTTTCTGTTAATTATTTCATCCACTTCTACTGTTAAGTGATGACGTGGTTGGCAGGGCCCAgacccccctaaaatggaaactttttcatttaggccctttaaaatttttaaaattttaaattagtaaaggtaatgTTGTACTTTGACcccctaaaaattaaaaaattttgatttaatcatttaaaaattataaaaatataaactattaaaatggtaaaattataaaaatataaactattgtaaaaattataatttaatttcgctccctaaaaaaatattttgacttcGCCCCTGGTGGTTGGCAAAACAACCAGGCAACGATTTGTGGTGTGTAAAATTTACCACATGTTAATGTCACATTTTACCACgttagtaaatatttaaaaaaatttaaaaaatccccaaaaataaataaaagacttttaataattatttaaaactatgagaaattataaaattattgtaattataaaaaattaaaaaaatataagaaactaataaaataagACTCGACTTAGAAGATACATATgtgtgt
This genomic window contains:
- the LOC105802825 gene encoding protein TILLER ANGLE CONTROL 1; its protein translation is MKIFNWVQRRFHHNVLKDGLARNVKKTDSIAIDSNTKALVEQVALVDMLDGWRDGVLTIGTFGFDPLKSLAEEQNDYLASGSYEDDDEERYSDNNDDEDVDGDDDDEEEEVNPLMLSSFEPSLEDVDSNVDNSKYRKKEVMMMVDGSTDHEIKFNLDATEDHSGKLRRRTTLADLFSEDTDIKKKPSSPLHLDTDSCKKPSSLPAKNGLSFAKKLIPQVGVGEDSRPIKMLHQMMRRMLKRKIHPELEGKGNQLEGRCKASVIDAVASSTLQANESVSLLQSPDIAEV